From Ipomoea triloba cultivar NCNSP0323 chromosome 5, ASM357664v1, the proteins below share one genomic window:
- the LOC116019344 gene encoding uncharacterized protein LOC116019344, translating into MGERRNEKTKKTRTEWPSIKPKSNLQVTRLKGNDLLTVKNYLTSAESRAFVEAAESIGFVHQGSLGPTWGEAYRDNDRISMDDPDLADAIWNSGLNKLFSDIKIRGKVAVGLNPNLRFYRYKVGQRFGRHIDESVDLGGGKVTHYTLLIYLSGGAFKSKTKVDKNAQDSLTEPLVGGETVFYGPRNALVAEIPPTEGMALFHLHGNKCMLHEARNVSKGVKYVLRSDVVFA; encoded by the exons ATGGGGGAAAGAAGAAacgagaaaacaaaaaaaacaagaacAGAATGGCCATCCATTAAACCCAAGTCCAATCTTCAGGTCACTCGTCTCAAAGGGAACGATCTTCTCACT GTGAAAAATTACTTGACTTCTGCTGAATCGAGAGCTTTCGTTGAAGCAGCAGAGTCGATTGGGTTTGTTCACCAGGGGAGTCTTGGGCCTACATGGGGTGAAGCTTATAGGGATAATGATCGTATCTCTATGGATGATCCTGATCTTGCAGATGCAATATGGAATTCAGGACTTAACAAATTGTTTTCTGATATTAAGATTCGTGGAAAAGTTGCAGTTGGATTAAATCCAAACCTTAGATTTTACAG ATACAAGGTTGGTCAGCGTTTTGGACGGCATATTGATGAAAGCGTTGATCTTGGTGGTGGGAAAGTCACACACTATACGTTGTTAATATATCTAAGTGGAGGAGCTTTCAAATCCAAGACTAAGGTTGATAAGAATGCTCAGGATTCTTTGACTGAGCCCCTCGTTGGAGGAGAGACTGTATTTTATGGTCCAAGAAATGCTCTGGTGGCCGAG ATACCTCCTACAGAAGGAATGGCTCTCTTTCACCTTCATGGGAATAAATGTATGCTTCATGAAGCACGGAATGTTAGTAAGGGTGTCAAATATGTATTACGATCGGATGTTGTATTTGCTTGA